CAAGGTATTTGTATGAGCAAGCCACAATGACTTGGTTAGAAATTCAAAGTGGACATTCTGAATTCAAAGCCTATGAAAACTTTGGGAAAAGATGTAGCCTACCAGAGTTTATGAAGTTTACATCAATTCTTTTGCAAAATATGAGAAAAGGAACCAACACCTTAATAGAAGCATTAAACGAACAATCAGAAGAAGCATGGGAAAAAAGAAAAGAAGTAGCAAAGTTATTAGGCGAACAAGCCAGTACAAAATTATTGTTTCCGATGATGTTAATGTTTGTCATTGTCATCATCATCATAATGGTACCGGCATTAATGTCTATGGGATTTTAATGATTAAAAAAGAGTGAAAAGGCTATATAAAAAATTGAATGACAAAGTAAATATAATTTTATAAATGAATAAAAAGGAGAGCAAAACAATGAAAAAAATAATAACAACAGCCATCCTAATCACAATAATATCAAGCACCACAATTTTTGGACAAACCCATACAAGCCATAACGTACTAGAAAAAAACACAAAATCAGTCAATCTTACCACAAGCACAGATGAGACAAAAGAAGAGTATAAACACATATTGGTCAACAATGAAAGCCAGATAACAGAAACAATGTATGACGGTTTATTTGCAGAATCATACGAAAGAGATGGACACTATTACAGTGGCTACGATATCGGGAAAAAAATTCAATTGGAATCAACAATCAATCAACTGGTAGAACATACGGCCAATCAATTTAATGACATTACTGGAAGTGAATGGTTTGCAAAAGAAGTGGCACTAGGCGCAACATTAGGCATAACCTATGGTTATACAGATGGCACCTTTAGACCTAATTCAGAAGTAACTCGCTTAGAATTCTTATCCATGTTAGGCAGATCCGCTTTAGGTCAAGGCAATATGACCAAGCAATTACAAAACTGGCAAGACGGTATAGATGATAA
This sequence is a window from Natranaerovirga hydrolytica. Protein-coding genes within it:
- a CDS encoding S-layer homology domain-containing protein encodes the protein MKKIITTAILITIISSTTIFGQTHTSHNVLEKNTKSVNLTTSTDETKEEYKHILVNNESQITETMYDGLFAESYERDGHYYSGYDIGKKIQLESTINQLVEHTANQFNDITGSEWFAKEVALGATLGITYGYTDGTFRPNSEVTRLEFLSMLGRSALGQGNMTKQLQNWQDGIDD